The following coding sequences lie in one Hippopotamus amphibius kiboko isolate mHipAmp2 chromosome 7, mHipAmp2.hap2, whole genome shotgun sequence genomic window:
- the LOC130856463 gene encoding cytochrome c oxidase assembly factor 5 encodes MPRYYEDKPEGGACAGVKEDLGACLLQSDCVLQEGKSPRQCLKEGNCKALKYSFFECKRSMLDARSRFRGRKGY; translated from the exons ATGCCCCGGTATTACGAGGACAAGCCGGAGGGCGGCGCGTGCGCGGGCGTGAAGGAGGACCTGGGCGCGTGTCTGCTGCAGTCGGACTGCGTGCTCCAG GAAGGAAAATCCCCTCGGCAGTGTCTGAAGGAAGGAAACTGCAAAGCTTTGAAATACTCATTTTTTGAGTGTAAAAGATCAATG TTGGATGCCAGATCAAGATTCAGGGGAAGAAAAGGATATTAA